From the Micromonospora echinospora genome, the window GAGTTACCATAGCGCTATGCCTCGTCGTGCGCTGAGCGGTAATGCCCGGGACCGTCTCCTCCTGGCCGCCGCCGAGCTGATGGACAGCTCCGGCGACCGTGACGTGTCGACCCGGGCGGTCTGCGAGCGCGCCGGGGTGCAGGCGCCGACGCTCTACCACCACTTCGGCAGCAAGCAGGGCCTGATCGACGCGGTGATCAACCACGGCTTCAGCCAGTACGTCCACTCGCCGCGGCCCTCCGGCGACACCCGGGACGCGCTGGACGACATCCGCCGGGGCTGGGACGAGCACGTCCGGTTCGGACTGGAACATCCGACCTTCTACGCCCTGCTCTACGGGCGGGTCGAGCCCGGCCGACCCTGCGCCATCACCGCGCCCGCCCACGCCATGCTGCGGGACCTGCTGGGCGCCGCCGCGCGCCAGGGGCTGCTACGGGTACCGGTCGACGACGCGGCCGAGCAGATCCTCGCAGCCAACGTCGGCGTCACCCTCAGCCTGATCACGCAGCCCGAGGAGGCGCGCGACCCGGGCCTCTCGAATCGGGTGCGGGAGGCCGCACTCGCCGGCGTCCTCGACACCACCGCGCGCGGTGAGTCCCCGGCGGCGACCCGCGCCAGCACCGCGCTGGCGCTGCGGACCCTGCTGGAGCAGGATTCGACCGGGCTCACCGCCGGGGAGCACGCGCTCCTCGGCGAGCTGCTGGACCGCCTCGGGCGCTCCTGAACCGTGCCGGTCCGGCCCGGGGAGGCTGTCATCTTCAGAGGCCTACGAAGGGGATATGGCTTGCCCAGGCGCCGGACGGCGAGTTTGACTGCTCGCCATGCCTACCCCCTCACCGGTCTTCGTCGCGGGTACGGGTCGTTCGGGAACGTCACGGATCGCCAACATCATCGGCGAGCATCCGCTGATCCATCGGATTCCCATGGAGACCAGGTTTCTCGTCGACCCGGGTGGCCTGCGGGACCTGACCGACGCGCTCACCGATCGATACGACCCCACCGTCGGTGAGGACGCCCTGCACCGGCTGGGCGACGTTCTCACCGTAAGGGTGCCCGGCCGGCGAGACGATCGTGGCAAGACCGTTCCCGAGCTGGTCGGCGAGGAGCGCTACCGGGACGCGGTGCACCAGCTCTGGCCGCAGCTGATCGCGTACACGTACGACGAGCCTGCGCCCGCGGAGGGCTTCGGGAACGCCGACCGGCCGGCCGGGCCGTTCGAGCCGTCGGCGGGTGGTTCCCCGGCATTTCGGCGACCGGGGCGAACTGCTCGGGATCCTCCGTGGCATGGTCGACACCCTGTTCGGCGGAGCAGCCGCCGACGCGGGCAAGCCGACCTGGTGCGAGAAGACACCGTTCAACCTGCTGTGCATGGACTTCCTCTGGGAACTGGTCCCCGAGGCGACCATCGTGCACATCAAGCGTCACCCGGTCTCAGTGCTCGCGTCCCACCTGGCCCAGCCGTGGGCACCGTCCACCGTCGACGGCGCGCTCGCCTACCTCAAGCCGATCTACCACCGATGGCTGACCTGGAAGAACACGGTCGACCTGACGGGCAGGCGATACATCGAGGTGAAAGCGGAAGATCTCGCAGCCGACTGGCCCGGGCAGCGCCGTGCCCTGTTCGAGCGGCTCGACGTCGACGACTTCGCCACCCCTTCGACGTTCCAGTCGCACCGGCTGACGAACCGCAGCCACCAGTTCGACGGCGAAACCCGCAAGTTCGTCGAAGAAGCACTCGGCACGGTCATCCCGGCCATGGGATACGAGTGACGGCCGCCTTGGAGCACATTCACGCCAGGCCGTGCTCCTGAGCGTCGAGGTCGCGTAGCGTGAAGCGAAGGTGCTCCCACTCCTCATCGAGGATCACGTGGAGACAGTGCAGGACCGGCTCCTCGTGGTCGGGTGACCACGCGGTCGGCCGAGGCTCGGCGAGCAGCTCCGGCGTGACGCCCGCGAGGAAATCCCGGACCATGGCCTGCCGCCCGGCACGCAGATCGAGCACCTCGGCGAGACTCGGCCGCCCGGCGGCAAAAATCGACATGTCGTATCCATCCGTCTCGTACTCGGCGTGCGGCTGCCCGAGCGGATGGAAGGGCTGCGGCAGGCGCAGGATCGCCTTTCCGAGCCATGCGTCGGTGGCGAACACGAGGTGCCGCAGGGTCTGCGCGAACGACCACTCGCCACCGACCGTGACGTCGGCAGCGCCCTCGGGCATGGACTCGACCCGGTCGACCGCAGCCTCCCAGGCCCGTTCGAGCGCCGCCCACGCCGTACGCAGGCCGTCGGGATCCTCGGCGTGCCGCAGCTCGCGCCCGGGAAACCGCCGGTTGAGTTCGACCTCGACGAGCGGCACGACGTCGACCCCGTTGATCAGCAATGGGCCGTCCGCCAGCCACGGCGCATCGATGTCGAGCCCGCGCACGTCGACGCCGCGCATCACCGCGCCGGCCAACGTCGACCTGTTGAACCACGCGCCCCGCAGGTCCCTGTCGACGAACGTGGTGACGTCTTCCTGTGCCACGACGCTTCCCTCCCGTTGACGCTCGCGGCGATGCTAGCGAGCGGGTCCGACACCGGATGCCGCAACGCGGCCAGCCCGAGGTCACGAACGCTCCGGATCTGGTGATCGAGAGAGCCCGCCGGGGTACGACCTGGCGCGTCCTGCCGTACCGGTGGCCACGCAAGTCGACGACAGGAGCGCTCGGCCGAGCGCGAAGGGATCTCGCGCAGTAGGTTGACGGGGTGACTGGACGGTTCCCGATCGAAGACATCACCCCCTCGGTGGCCTGCGGTCGCTACCCGGCCAAGGCGGTCGTCGGCGAGGTGGTGCCGGTGTCCGCCCGCGCGTACCGGGAGGGGCACGACGCGCTGGGCTGCGCGGTGCGCTGGCAGGGCCCCGACGGGCGGGAGCGCCCGGCGGTGCGGATGCGTCCCGGCGAGCCGGGGCAGGACCGCTGGCACGCCACCATCCGCCCGGACGCGGTCGGCCGCTGGACGTTCACCGTCGAGGCGTTCGCCGACCCGTACCTGACCTGGCAGAACGCGGTGACGAAGAAGATCGCCGCCGGGCAGGGGGCCGAGGACCTGGCGAACGACCTGGCCGAGGGAGCCCGGGTGCTCGACGCCGCCGCGACCGCCGTACCACGAAACGAGCGCGACCGGATCCGGGCCGCCGCTGCGGCGCTGCGCGACGAGGAGCTGCCGGTGCCGCGCCGGGTGGCCCCGGCCCTGGAGCTGGCCGAGCTGCTCTGGGAGCATCCGGTCCGCGAGCTGGTCACCCCGGCCGACGAGTACGCCCTCTGGGTGGACCGGCCCCGCGCGCTCTTCTCCGCCTGGTACGAGTTCTTCCCCCGCTCCGAGGGGGCGATCCCGGCGACGGTCGACGCGCCCGCCCAGTCCGGCACCTTCGTGACCGCGATGGAGCGGCTGCCCGGGGTCGCCGCGATGGGCTTCGACGTGCTCTACCTGCCGCCGATCCACCCGATCGGCCGGGTCAACCGCAAGGGTCGGAACAACACCCTGGTCGCCGGCCCGGACGACGTCGGCTCGCCGTGGGCGATCGGCGCGGCCGAGGGCGGCCACGACGCCCTCCAC encodes:
- a CDS encoding TetR/AcrR family transcriptional regulator; its protein translation is MPRRALSGNARDRLLLAAAELMDSSGDRDVSTRAVCERAGVQAPTLYHHFGSKQGLIDAVINHGFSQYVHSPRPSGDTRDALDDIRRGWDEHVRFGLEHPTFYALLYGRVEPGRPCAITAPAHAMLRDLLGAAARQGLLRVPVDDAAEQILAANVGVTLSLITQPEEARDPGLSNRVREAALAGVLDTTARGESPAATRASTALALRTLLEQDSTGLTAGEHALLGELLDRLGRS
- a CDS encoding sulfotransferase family protein, which codes for MVDTLFGGAAADAGKPTWCEKTPFNLLCMDFLWELVPEATIVHIKRHPVSVLASHLAQPWAPSTVDGALAYLKPIYHRWLTWKNTVDLTGRRYIEVKAEDLAADWPGQRRALFERLDVDDFATPSTFQSHRLTNRSHQFDGETRKFVEEALGTVIPAMGYE
- a CDS encoding DinB family protein gives rise to the protein MAGAVMRGVDVRGLDIDAPWLADGPLLINGVDVVPLVEVELNRRFPGRELRHAEDPDGLRTAWAALERAWEAAVDRVESMPEGAADVTVGGEWSFAQTLRHLVFATDAWLGKAILRLPQPFHPLGQPHAEYETDGYDMSIFAAGRPSLAEVLDLRAGRQAMVRDFLAGVTPELLAEPRPTAWSPDHEEPVLHCLHVILDEEWEHLRFTLRDLDAQEHGLA